One window of the Colletotrichum destructivum chromosome 6, complete sequence genome contains the following:
- a CDS encoding Putative NAD(P)-binding domain, NAD(P)-binding domain superfamily, translating to MADRKVLVLGGTGPAGICLLRELVFRKYSTIVFARSPDKVPQDLATNPLIEIIKGDVNDAAAMSAAVARSSAVLSLLGPDISRDRKIDPSFFPDIYSKSVFPAMKQHGVRRIVAMGTIAIKRPDDRWTLMQTTLGLLMPLLAGNLYRTVQNIAHVFEHESQGLDWTIFRIAAIPGESDEASWRKDREGELYTGPVGEKGWQSSIKRSALARWIVNAMEGKADAWIGKMPAVSNV from the exons ATGGCGGACCGAAAAGTGttggtcctcggcggcacAGGGCCTGCTGGCATCTGCTTGCTCCGCGAGCTCGTCTTCCGCAAATACTCGACCATTGTGTTTGCGAGAAGCCCAGACAAGGTCCCGCAAGACCTGGCCACCAACCCACTGATTGAG ATCATCAAAGGCGACGTCAACGACGCAGCCGCCATGTCTGCCGCCGTGGCCCGCAgctccgccgtcctctccctcctgGGCCCCGACATCTCGCGAGACAGGAAAATCGAcccttccttcttccccgaCATCTACTCCAAGTCCGTGTTCCCGGCGATGAAGCAGCACGGGGTCAGGCGCATCGTGGCCATGGGCACCATCGCCATCAAGCGGCCCGACGACCGCTGGACGCTCATGCAGACCACCTTGGGCCTCCTCAtgcccctcctcgccggcaaccTTTACCGCACGGTGCAGAACATCGCCCACGTCTTCGAGCACGAGTCGCAGGGCCTGGACTGGACCATCTTCCGCATCGCCGCGATCCCGGGCGAGTCCGACGAGGCCAGCTGGCGAAAGGACCGCGAAGGCGAGCTATACACCGGGCCGGTCGGCGAGAAGGGGTGGCAGTCGTCGATCAAACGGTCGGCCTTGGCCCGCTGGATCGTGAACGCCATGGAGGGCAAGGCCGACGCCTGGATCGGCAAAATGCCCGCAGTCAGCAACGTGTAA
- a CDS encoding Putative EGF-like domain, Beta propeller phytase, six-bladed beta-propeller, TolB has product MALGGDVGPLNVLASAHPAPVRKSDDMILNGLLLLPLPWRAFLLPVLPCRAAFFRLDINAMGIKHLACAAAVAAFAAHPWLATAAAPVNLELNITALTGGEIESDWTNVFYSREKSPLLLGNDGGAATGGFRAWDLNSDSPLSEVKAVITGRTKLVTTVYNATGKDLAVTIAMPDSVIHVYDLPAFTEIEAARTTKLGDWSAICSWRSKSLNDYVFLFGKTLVVQYLVRQGKSSVELVEVQSIPTPTEFSGCAVVQSQAKMIATADDDKDLYIFDLKESTTAPNVTKLGEASEDVTGVAVYASNSTGLDYLFVAQESSVAVYEYPFDLLGTVKLVGLEDIEVQGLSLYQGSTAKYPSGALGFAVEADNDVAGFGLLSLDGALSELGVSVNTAYDPRSQTGCRARSHICDACSGNGYCQENALGCACFAGFTGDKCDAFRCTDDCSAHGECVGPDLCKCASGWGGLHCSFLLVEPSFETEQNGGDGDDPAIWISPESADRSRIITTTKSTVGAGLGVFDLAGKLLQTIPAAEPNNVDIIYNFQAGDRKVDLAFAACRGDDTLCLFEMTSNGTLKEIPGGVQPVVPDYTVYGSCVYKSPKTGKQYLFVNEKSARYLQYELTATPNGTLQTALVRDFTGGSGGQVEGCVTDEDNGWIFLGEEPSALWRYGAEPDSKEAGLRIAQVGDGRTYADVEGVTLVYGARPDHGYVIVSNQGVSAYNVYRRAEPHDYVTTFTITGSADGRVDAVSNTDGIAAVGTHLGRDFPHGLVVTHDDANQLPDGSTSAEASFKLVSLEKILGAGALKSLNLLNDVDAKWDPRT; this is encoded by the exons ATGGCGCTGGGTGGCGACGTAGGGCCACTTAATGTTCTTGCTTCCGCCCATCCGGCGCCTGTCCGGAAATCAGACGACATGATATTAAATGGgttgctcctcctccctctcccatgGCGGGCGTTTCTCCTGCCCGTCTTGCCATGTCGAGCTGCCTTCTTTCGACTTGACATAAACGCCATGGGTATCAAGCATCTCGCCTGCGCTGCGGCCGTTGCCGCCTTCGCGGCGCACCCTTGGCTggcaaccgccgccgcccccgtcaaCCTCGAGCTCAACATCACCGCCCTGACCGGTGGCGAAATCGAGTCGGACTGGACAAACGTCTTCTACTCCAGGGAGAagtcgccgctgctgctcgggAACGACGGCGGAGCCGCCACGGGGGGGTTCCGCGCGTGGGATCTCAACAGTGACTCGCCGCTGTCCGAGGTCAAGGCGGTGATCACCGGCCGCACCAAGCTCGTCACGACGGTCTACAACGCCACCGGCAAAGACCTCGCGGTCACGATTGCGATGCCCGACTCCGTCATCCATGTGTACGACCTGCCGGCCTTCACGGAGATCGAGGCCGCGCGGACGACCAAGCTCGGCGACTGGTCGGCGATCTGCTCGTGGCGCAGCAAGAGCCTGAACGACTACGTCTTCCTCTTTGGCAAGACGTTGGTTGTGCAGTACCTCGTTCGGCAGGGAAAGAGTTCCGTCGAGCTGGTCGAA GTTCAAAGCATTCCGACCCCAACCGAGTTCTCCGGTTGCGCCGTGGTCCAGTCCCAGGCAAAGATGatcgccaccgccgacgacgacaaggaccTCTACATCTTTGACCTCAAAGAGTCCACCACCGCCCCGAACGTCAccaagctcggcgaggccTCGGAGGACGTgaccggcgtcgccgtctaCGCCTCCAACTCCACCGGCCTGGACTACCTGTTCGTGGCCCAGGAGAGCAGCGTCGCTGTCTACGAATACCCGTTCGACCTGCTCGGCACCGTCAAGCtggtcggcctcgaggacatCGAGGTCCAGGGCCTCAGCCTCTATCAGGGGTCGACTGCCAAGTACCCGAGCGGCGCgctcggcttcgccgtcgaggcggacaacgacgtcgccgggTTCGGCCTGCTGTCCCTGGACGGCGCCCTCAGCGAGCTCGGCGTGTCCGTCAACACCGCCTACGACCCGCGGAGCCAGACCGGATGCCGCGCTCGCTCCCACATCTGCGACGCCTGCTCCGGCAACGGCTACTGCCAGGAGAACGCGCTCGGCTGCGCCTGCTTCGCCGGCTTCACGGGGGACAAGTGCGACGCGTTCCGATGCACCGACGACTGCTCCGCGCACGGCGAGTGCGTCGGGCCGGACCTGTGCAAGTGCGCGAGCGGATGGGGCGGGCTTCACTGCTCGTTCCTCCTGGTCGAGCCCTCGTTCGAGACGGAGcagaacggcggcgacggcgacgacccGGCCATCTGGATCTCGCCCGAGTCGGCCGACAGGTCCCGCATCATCACCACGACCAAGtccaccgtcggcgccggcctcggcgtcttcgacctcgccggcaaaCTGCTCCAGACGatcccggccgccgagccgAACAACGTCGACATCATCTACAACTTCCAAGCGGGCGACCGGAAGGTCGACCTCGCTTTCGCCGCCTGTCGCGGAGATGATACGCTGTG TCTCTTCGAGATGACCTCGAACGGCACGCTCAAGGAGatccccggcggcgtccagcCCGTCGTGCCCGACTACACAGTCTACGGCTCCTGCGTCTACAAATCCCCCAAGACCGGCAAGCAGTAcctcttcgtcaacgagaagTCGGCCCGCTACCTCCAGTACGAGCTGACGGCGACGCCCAACGGCACCCTCCAGACGGCGCTCGTCCGCGACTTCAccggcggctccggcgggCAGGTGGAGGGGTGCGTCACGGACGAGGACAACGGCTGGatcttcctcggcgaggagcccTCGGCCCTGTGGCGGTACGGCGCCGAGCCGGACTCCAAGGAGGCCGGGCTGCGGATCGCgcaggtcggcgacggccggacgtacgccgacgtcgagggcgtcaccCTGGTCTACGGCGCGAGGCCGGACCATGGGTACGTGATCGTGTCCAACCAGGGCGTCAGCGCCTACAACGTGTACCGTCGGGCCGAGCCCCACGACTACGTGACCACCTTCACCATCACCGGGTccgccgacggccgggtcgacgccgtgtcCAACAcggacggcatcgccgccgtcggcacccATCTCGGCCGGGACTTCCCgcacggcctcgtcgtcacgcacgacgacgccaaccaGCTGCCCGACGGCAGCACGAGCGCCGAGGCGAGCTTCAAGCTGGTCAGCCTGGAGAAGATCCTCGGCGCGGGGGCCCTCAAGTCGCTCAACCTGCtgaacgacgtcgacgcgaAGTGGGATCCCAGGACGTGA
- a CDS encoding Putative intradiol ring-cleavage dioxygenase, protein MVRISALSAAGLALAGYVCAHPGEHHSHDHMKRNIQLRDNVAAIGQRSLNSCSNSAGAQAMKKRAVERRAQKVKEIRAKKGLKAPARKYRRDSDDLTAWEAVNHNMTGSSNAGIFTPLEDVFSANTSCVLAPEITDGPYYIVGEYLRSNVIESEWCEGVPVFLEVQYVDVATCDPIPAVAVDIWNCNATGIYSGISTNGNYAADGLNSTYLRGVQLTDHDGVAQFETIFPGHYEGRATHTHLLSHANATVMPNGTISVWDAPVSHIGQLFWPESIRSAVEELYPYNTNEQAVTSNAEDMWSILQADASYDPFPQFVYLSDDLQDGLFAWIQIGVNASADYTDDDYYSIAGYLDEEGGHSTGATVGGGGGGGAPGGGNGTMTGSPPSGTGAPPS, encoded by the exons ATGGTCCGCATCTCTGCCCTCTCGGCCGCgggtctcgccctcgccggctACGTCTGCGCCCACCCCGGCGAGCACCACAGCCACGACCACATGAAGCGCAACATCCAGCTCCGCGACAACGTGGCCGCCATCGGCCAGCGCTCCCTCAACTCGTGCTCcaactcggccggcgcccaggccATGAAGAAGCGTGCCGTCGAGCGCCGCGCCcagaaggtcaaggagatcCGCGCCAAGAAGGGACTCAAGGCCC CTGCTCGAAAGTACCGCCGTGATTCCGACGACCTCACCGCGTGGGAGGCCGTCAACCACAACATGACGGGCTCCAGCAACGCCGGCATCTTCACGCCGCTCGAGGACGTCTTCAGCGCCAACACGTCGTGCGTGCTGGCGCCCGAGATCACCGACGGGCCTTACTACATTGTCGGCGAGTACCTGCGGTCTAACGTCATCGAGTCCGAGTGGTGCGAGGGCGTGcccgtcttcctcgaggtGCAGTACGTCGACGTGGCGACGTGCGACCCGATcccggccgtcgccgtcgacatctGGAACTGCAACGCCACGGGCATCTATTCGGGCATCTCGACCAACGGCAactacgccgccgacggcctcaaCAGCACGTACCTCCGCGGCGTCCAGCTCACCGaccacgacggcgtcgcccagTTCGAGACCATCTTCCCGGGCCACTACGAGGGCCGCGCGACGCACACCCACCTGCTCTCGcacgccaacgccaccgtGATGCCCAACGGCACCATCTCGGTCTGGGACGCGCCCGTCAGCCACATCGGCCAGCTGTTCTGGCCCGAGTCCATCCgctccgccgtcgaggagctctACCCGTACAACACCAACGAGCAGGCCGTCACCAGCAACGCCGAGGACATGTGGTCCATCCTCCAGGCTGACGCCTCCTACGACCCCTTCCCCCAGTTCGTCTACCTCAGCGACGACCTGCAGGACGGCCTCTTCGCCTGGATCCAGATCGGCGTCAACGCCTCGGCCGACtacaccgacgacgactactACAGCATCGCCGGctacctcgacgaggagggcggccacTCCACCGGCGCTACtgtcggcggtggcggtggcggtggcgctcccggcggcggcaacggcaccATGACCGGATCTCCCCCGTCCGGCACCGGCGCTCCCCCTTCTTAA
- a CDS encoding Putative cytochrome P450 gives MAAQTTGFTAQFWSFKMISMACIGVPALGLAYLFGIVVYNIYFHPLRRYPGPKLWAATRIPYTRISLSGQVHRRILALHREYGPVVRIAPDELAYNHPDAWRDIHGHLKNGTGDHGRDPVFTVDSRHSIIGAAREDHSRFRRALSHGFSAQSMANQEPIIKGYVDLLLRKLHEKSAGGTRSLDMVSWYNWTTFDIIGDLAFGEPFNCLDDSDYHPWVKLIFDNVKAGAFRLNARRYPLVEKLLMNFVPANLKRKRAQHVALTHEKVTKRLSAESTRPDFMDSMLRKSDARELTFDELKSNASTLIIAGSETTATALSGITYFLLSDAGVYRKLNDEIRGTFATEGEIDMVSVQKLGYLQAVINEGLRMYPPVPTGIVRRVTEDGGVFLGQYVPSGAWHWPTYHDPENFTLPDSFIPERWLNDPRFAGDRRDGFQPFTVGPMNCIGRNLAYAEMRLILARLIWNFDMTLTEDSKGWYERNQVYLLWEKGPVNVVLVPRDLGSGQVA, from the exons ATGGCGGCTCAGACCACCGGCTTCACTGCTCAGTTTTGGAGCTTCAAAATGATCTCCATGGCTTGTATTGGGGTCCCGGCTTTG GGACTTGCCTACCTTTTCGGAATTGTCGTCTACAACATATACTTCCATCCCTTGCGCAGATACCCCGGCCCCAAGCTCTGGGCAGCCACGAGGATCCCTTACACCCGCATCAGCCTCTCCGGACAGGTGCACCGCAGAATCCTGGCGTTGCACCGTGAGTACGGCCCCGTCGTGCGCATCGCCCCCGATGAGCTCGCGTACAACCACCCAGACGCCTGGAGGGATATCCACGGCCACCTCAAGAACGGCACGGGCGACCACGGCAGAGACCCCGTCTTCACGGTGGACAGCAGACACagcatcatcggcgccgcccgcgaggaCCACTCCCGCTTCCGCCGGGCCCTGTCGCACGGCTTCTCGGCGCAGTCGATGGCCAACCAGGAGCCCATCATCAAGGGCTACGTTGACTTGCTGCTCCGGAAGCTCCACGAAAAGTCTGCTGGGGGGACCCGGAGCCTCGACATGGTCTCGTGGTACAACTGGACGAccttcgacatcatcggcgacTTGGCCTTCGGGGAGCCCTTCAACTGCCTGGACGATTCGGACTATCATCCGTGGGTCAAGCTCATCTTCGACAACGTGAAGGCGGGTGCTTTCAGACTGAACGCGAGGCGATATCCATTGGTTGAGAAGCTGCTGATGAATTTCGTGCCGGCCAATCTCAAGAGAAAGCGCGCGCAGCATGTGGCGCTCACGCATGAAAAGGTGACGAAACGACTCTCGGCCGAGTCTACACGGCCGGACTTTATGGATTCGATGCTGAGAAAGAGCGACGCTCGG GAACTCACTTTCGACGAGCTCAAGTCCAACGCTTCGACCCTGATCATCGCCGGGTCCGAGACGACCGCCACGGCCCTGTCGGGCATCACGTATTTCCTTTTGTCGGACGCCGGCGTTTATCGGAAGCTCAACGACGAGATTCGCGGCACGTTCGCGACCGAAGGCGAAATCGACATGGTCAGCGTGCAGAAGCTGGGCTACCTGCAGGCCGTGATCAACGAGGGCTTGCGGATGTACCCTCCGGTCCCAACCGGGATCGTGCGCCGCGTGACCGAGGACGGGGGCGTGTTCCTGGGGCAGTACGTGCCGAGCGGC GCTTGGCACTGGCCTACGTACCATGACCCGGAGAACTTTACTCTTCCTGACTCGTTCATCCCCGAGCGCTGGCTCAACGACCCTCGCTTTGCAGGCGACAGGAGAGACGGGTTCCAGCCCTTCACCGTTGGGCCGATGAATTGCATTGGGAGAAA CCTGGCCTACGCGGAGATGCGTCTTATCCTCGCGAGACTCATCTGGAACTTTGACATGACACTCACCGAAGACAGCAAGGGTTGGTATGAGAGAAACCAGGTATACCTGTTGTGGGAGAAGGGACCGGTCAATGTTGTCCTCGTCCCCAGAGACTTGGGCTCGGGGCAAGTGGCATGA
- a CDS encoding Putative heterokaryon incompatibility translates to MTLCQVCARLDIEQLDETDVRFHPNLKSLQQSAAAKCPFCALCYTRVVENTENSIIEALLNDRIPENYEVECFTPSVWLHGEMRQGNRGVGKDLQGCGIWISCGRLYPDGGLGETNRPGMPFASRLSVFAGQKTPAAFKYIDRFSTVDHDPDLYISLASWRLRRCKASHTLCNPASSDMPTRIIAVGKASEKPQLVTTGTLCEPYMALSYCWGPAKDTFTLTHETKAELFSGVAEEKLTRTHQEAIQIARSLGIGYVWIDALCILQGDADDWAFESQRMAQVYGNATLTIIAGRSSDAREGFLTNRLRQKVPPCALRISAHTEETLNVCLPRSTTVGPVSTRGWCFQEEKLSTRAIVFGQEQMIYQCREEQNWEDGQIKFHDLTPTFLAPDVSGFGGTCSPADKDATLDTWYRFIEVFTMRALSNPHDVFAAIASIAKLAQNVLGSRYLAGLWEKDLVRGLLWRPRPQVQAHPLCKEPLTRPRPTPFAPAPVIRAPSWSWASVEGPILRAYDRDPGRFRDSNYVKIKPSLGARWTANENCDVSELHMPACELQMVGRVAKVVLVKTGAREWFWADKSRRKWITYSRMLRHAVLLISPGEEGSDANSDDSVVAAGVFDVLEEAGDHEEMYCLPLIEKEGLMIVPHGNSWKRVGWFELRNWAWFEAQQEIEVRLV, encoded by the exons ATGACGTTGTGCCAAGTTTGCGCGAGGCTAGACATTGAGCAGCTGGACGAGACAGATGTCCGCTTTCATCCGAACCTCAAATCTCTCCAGCAGAGCGCTGCCGCAAAATGCCCCTTTTGTGCCCTCTGCTACACCCGGGTAGTGGAAAATACCGAGAATAGCATCATCGAGGCTCTTCTCAATGACAGAATCCCAGAGAACTATGAAGTGGAATGCTTCACCCCGAGTGTCTGGCTCCACGGGGAGATGAGGCAAGGGAACCGAGGTGTCGGCAAAGATCTTCAGGGTTGCGGCATATGGATATCTTGCGGGAGGCTGTATCCTGACGGTGGCCTGGGAGAGACTAACCGTCCGGGCATGCCGTTTGCCTCGCGCCTTTCCGTTTTTGC TGGCCAAAAAACACCGGCTGCGTTCAAATACATCGACCGGTTTTCCACCGTTGACCACGATCCCGATCTTTACATCTCCTTGGCCAGTTGGCGCTTGAGAAGGTGCAAAGCTTCGCATACTCTCTGCAATCCAGCATCATCAGACATGCCCACTCGTATCATCGCAGTCGGCAAGGCGAGTGAAAAGCCGCAACTGGTGACCACTGGGACCCTTTGTGAGCCCTACATGGCTCTTTCTTACTGCTGGGGTCCAGCAAAGGATACCTTCACCTTGACCCACGAGACTAAAGCCGAACTCTTCAGTGGCGTCgcggaggagaagctgaCAAGGACGCACCAAGAGGCGATCCAGATTGCGCGCTCTCTAGGCATTGGTTATGTCTGGATCGACGCGCTCTGTATCTTACAGGGAGATGCCGATGACTGGGCATTCGAGTCCCAGCGCATGGCGCAAGTCTACGGCAATGCGACCCTGACCATCATAGCCGGCCGTTCGAGCGACGCCCGCGAGGGCTTCCTCACAAACCGGCTCCGTCAAAAGGTCCCGCCGTGTGCTTTGCGGATCTCTGCACACACAGAGGAAACTCTCAACGTCTGCCTTCCGAGATCTACCACGGTCGGACCGGTATCCACGCGCGGATGGTGCTTCCAGGAGGAGAAACTATCCACTCGGgccatcgtcttcggccAAGAGCAGATGATCTACCAATGCCGAGAAGAACAGAACTGGGAGGACGGGCAAATCAAGTTCCACGACCTCACACCAACGTTCCTCGCCCCCGACGTCTCCGGATTCGGCGGCACATGCTCGCCGGCCGATAAAGACGCGACTCTCGATACGTGGTACAGGTTCATCGAAGTTTTCACGATGCGGGCGCTGTCAAACCCCCACGACGTCTTCGCGGCTatcgcctccatcgccaagCTCGCCCAGAACGTCCTGGGATCCCGCTATCTCGCCGGGTTGTGGGAGAAAGacctggtcaggggcctaTTGTGGAGGCCGCGCCCTCAAGTGCAAGCGCACCCGTTGTGTAAGGAGCCGCTGACGCGCCCGAGGCCAACTCCCTTCGCTCCCGCGCCGGTGATCCGCGCGCCGTCTTGGTCGTGGGCGTCCGTCGAGGGCCCCATCCTCCGCGCTTACGACCGGGATCCGGGCCGGTTCCGGGATAGTAACTATGTCAAGATCAAGCCTAGCCTGGGGGCACGATGGACGGCGAACGAGAACTGCGACGTCTCGGAGCTTCATATGCCGGCTTGTGAGCTGCAGATGGTGGGACGCGTGGCGaaggtcgtcctcgtcaagacGGGGGCTCGAGAGTGGTTCTGGGCTGACAAGTCGAGAAGGAAATGGATCACTTACTCCAGGATGCTGCGCCATGCAGTCTTGCTGATCTCGCCAGGCGAGGAGGGTTCAGACGCGAATTCGGATGACAGTGTTGTGGCGGCGGGAGTCTTTGACGTGCTTGAGGAGGCAGGGGATCACGAAGAGATGTACTGCCTTCCGCTGATCGAGAAAGAGGGCTTGATGATCGTTCCGCACGGGAACAGTTGGAAGCGTGTTGGGTGGTTTGAATTGAGAAACTGGGCTTGGTTTGAGGCACAGCAGGAGATTGAAGTGAGGCTTGTTTGA
- a CDS encoding Putative fucose-specific lectin: MESKGYSDLEVVFNRQSTMMGDEKAVVSEPDEATSGSTPTTPAPAYITPVSRTATTTLSSPSVHSDDEASILDPKAAAPLRKEKTILGFKKNIFILAALATAMLLALVLGLAIGLTTSNSRRSTGTGSQIAEKQGTGILINSSLAATNWTDSNNIGRAAVFYQDSYNALNVMLYDSLSGGWTKRNVTASVMNSSSIPSLDVKPGSPLACATNRYQVSLYYLQHDNTVSEVYSPDPVNGEWIPGALKPTINPQASNTSRLAAYWQICPNCTDTLLLTYERDGDIQLANSTSGQWQSMPAISRNVLPGSGLSMNAFTDYNGIGPTGTNADALRVYHSAGDNLIEVINGPLTRRRWGFGNSGNELASSLPTQPAPGIASLSFGSKGWTQSLVTYLAGDGSLVSAYWNTKKWTVGPTELDQKFGNATAIASTQAQRIFTISDGVIHQYRVDAATDPFKWFHVNSLNG, translated from the exons ATGGAATCAAAGGGCTACAGCGACCTGGAGGTGGTATTTAACCGCCAGTCCACGATGATGGGGGACGAaaaggccgtcgtcagcgAACCCGACGAAGCCACCTCTGGCTCGACTCCCACCACGCCCGCGCCAGCCTACATTACCCCGGTTTCCAGGACCGCAACGACGACTCTTTCGTCTCCATCTGTCCATTCCGATGATGAAGCGAGCATTTTGGATCCGAAGGCCGCCGCTCCCTTGCGGAAGGAAAAGACAATATTGGGCTTCAAGAAGaacatcttcatcctcgccgcccttgcgACGGCTATGTTGCTGGCATTGGTCCTCGGTCTTGCAATAGGCCTCACCACGAGCAACAGCCGTCGTTCTACTGGTACCGGATCACAGATTGCCGAGAAACAGGGCACGGGGATCCTGATTAACTCCAGTTTGGCCGCGACGAACTGGACcgacagcaacaacatcggccgcgccgccgtcttctacCAGGACTCTTACAACGCCCTAAACGTCATGCTCTACGACTCGCTCAGCGGTGGATGGACTAAGCGCAACGTCACTGCCAGCGTCATGAACAGCTCCTCCATCCCGTCCCTGGATGTCAAGCCGGGCAGCCCCCTAGCCTGCGCCACCAACAGGTACCAGGTCAGCCTGTACTACCTTCAGCACGACAACACCGTCTCCGAGGTGTACTCCCCGGACCCCGTGAATGGCGAGTGGATCCCGGGCGCCCTGAAGCCTACCATAAACCCGCAGGCGTCCAACACTTCTCGGCTCGCGGCGTACTGGCAGATCTGCCCCAACTGCACCGACACCCTGCTGCTCACGTACGAGCGTGACGGGGACATCCAGCTCGCCAACTCGACCAGCGGCCAGTGGCAGTCGATGCCCGCCATCAGCAGGAACGTGCTCCCCGGCAGCGGTCTTTCGATGAATGCCTTTACCGACTACAACGGCATCGGCCCAACAGGGACGAACGCCGATGCCCTCCGCGTGTACCACTCGGCTGGCGACAACCTGATAGAGGTGATCAATGGGCCGTTGACCAGACGGCGCTGGGGTTTCGGCAACTCTG GGAACGAACTCGCTTCGAGCCTCCCCACCCAGCCGGCGCCCGGGATCGCGTCGCTGAGCTTCGGTTCCAAAGGTTGGACCCAGAGCCTGGTCACGTatctcgccggcgacggcagtTTGGTTTCGGCCTATTGGAACACCAAGAAATGGACGGTTGGGCCTACCGAGCTCGATCAGAAGTTCGGCAACGCGACGGCGATCGCGTCAACCCAGGCTCAGCGCATCTTCACCATTTCGGACGGCGTGATCCACCAGTACagggtcgacgccgccactGATCCCTTCAAATGGTTCCATGTCAATAGTTTGAACGGCTAA
- a CDS encoding Putative oxoglutarate/iron-dependent dioxygenase, prolyl 4-hydroxylase, with protein sequence MTKSKAKKRKQTAQAELPRKTIKTSITPPDSSDDNSATLEPKSLQTVISDEELDIAIETLNTLAKYPNLIKSKQCRDLRVAVYEFRQNCASGVNNAPGTNLGLTARISGALTDEKYDDARILLAEMRIRGQEPKLGALCRWVRDLDVISGLSTLPEGEGDGIVIQRSERDKQRLLVLDAVLRACGHSDSNPKAVPLPLSSTPGIALQETWDLRSSTPSQQVYASVLDKTIFDSAPRNLAASFRVIERTKGPLRKPPNHHDALLYTSAPNTIPLAAEHPPVISCSHPVVPGLGFLKGVLSADECKAIVAAGEAVNFLPDAPLREDGDISILAHNVYWVVDTAFHDALWARVSPFVPASVGGRQVRGLNRRFRVYRYVPGAEYRAHIDGAWPPSGILPDDTYVYDASPEGKGQSSLFTFLIYLNDEFEGGETTYFLPAAREGTLNAYPVRPIMGGVAIFPHGDARDAPLHEGTGVRKGAKYVIRTEVEYDIKPSEEA encoded by the exons ATGACGAAGTCCAAAgcgaagaagcgcaagcagACTGCGCAGGCCGAACTGCCACGGAAGACAATCAAGACATCAATCACGCCTCCCGATAGCAGTGACGACAATTCTGCGACGCTCGAGCCCAAAAGTCTCCAAACGGTCATttcggacgaggagctcgacatcGCAATCGAGACTCTCAATACCCTCGCGAAGTACCCGAACTTGATCAAGTCCAAGCAATGCAGAGACCTCCGAGTTGCCGTCTACGAATTCCGCCAGAACTGCGCCAGTGGCGTCAACAATGCTC CGGGAACGAACCTCGGACTCACCGCCCGAATCAGCGGCGCCCTCACCGACGAAAAGTACGACGACGCGAGAATCCTACTCGCTGAGATGAGGATACGCGGCCAAGAACCAAAGTTAGGAGCGTTGTGTCGCTGGGTACGAGATTTGGACGTCATCAGCGGCCTGTCAACTCTGCCCGAGGGTGAAGGTGACGGAATCGTCATCCAGCGCAGCGAACGAGACAAGCAGCGCCTGCTAGTCCTCGACGCTGTGCTGCGTGCCTGTGGCCACTCCGACAGCAACCCCAAAGCGGTCCCCTTGCCTCTGTCTTCCACACCAGGCATCGCTCTCCAAGAGACGTGGGATCTCCGCTCATCCACACCATCGCAGCAGGTATACGCCTCGGTTCTCGATAAGACCATTTTCGATTCGGCACCACGCAACCTCGCCGCGTCCTTCCGCGTCATCGAGCGCACGAAAGGCCCTCTTCGCAAGCCGCCCAACCACCACGACGCTCTTCTTTACACCTCTGCCCCGAACACAATTCCCCTCGCAGCAGAACATCCGCCGGTTATATCATGTTCACATCCCGTCGTGCCCGGACTCGGCTTTTTGAAGGGTGTGCTTTCCGCAGACGAGTGCAAGGCTATCGTTGCTGCAGGCGAAGCCGTCAACTTCCTTCCCGATGCCCCGCTGCGCGAGGACGGAGACATCAGTATTCTTGCGCACAACGTCTACTGGGTCGTCGACACCGCCTTCCACGATGCTTTGTGGGCACGAGTCTCGCCCTTCGTTCCCGCCTCGGTCGGTGGACGCCAGGTCCGCGGCCTCAACCGCCGTTTCCGCGTATATCGCTATGTTCCCGGCGCCGAATACCGCGCCCACATCGATGGagcctggccgccgtctggGATCCTCCCCGATGATACCTATGTGTACGACGCCTCGCCTGAGGGCAAGGGACAGAGTTCGCTCTTTACGTTCTTGATTTACTTGAATGACGAGTTCGAGGGCGGGGAGACAACGTATTTCCTCCCCGCTGCGCGCGAGGGAACGCTCAACGCGTATCCCGTCCGGCCAATCATGGGCGGAGTCGCCATTTTCCCGCACGGAGATGCCAGGGATGCGCCTTTGCACGAGGGCACCGGGGTTCGGAAGGGAGCCAAGTATGTCATCAGGACGGAGGTTGAGTACGACATCAAACCGTCTGAGGAGGCTTAG